The following nucleotide sequence is from Saccharothrix texasensis.
GCCGTGTACGACCGGTTGGGATTCACCCGCTGGGACTCGGACGTCCAATACGCCCGGTAGTGACAAACCCATCACGCCACGCAAACGTGCAGGTCACGGGACACCCAAAAGGCGGTGTACTCGGTCACTTCCCGTGTGGTGTTCACCCGTCGTTCACCTTCTCCTGGGCACCTGTCCACCCTCGCTACCTACCGTCCGTGTCGAGCGGCGGAGCTTCGCCGCGAAACCCGCTTCCGTAGCTGGAGGACCTTCAGGTGAAGACCAAGCGACACGGCGCCGTACTCGGCCTGATCGCGGCCGGTGCGCTTCTGCTCACCGCGTGCGGCAGCGACAACAACGCCCCGGGCGCGGGCTCGACGTCGGCGGCCGGCGACTCGTCGGTCCCCGTCGAGTGCGGCGGCAAGTCGAAGCTGAGCGCCGAGGGCTCTTCCGCGCAGCAGAACGCGATCGCCACGTTCATCCAGGCCTACCAGGCGAAGTGCCCCGGCTCCGACCTCGCCTACAACGCCTCCGGCTCCGGCGCGGGCGTCAAGCAGTTCAACGCGGCCCAGGTCGACTTCGGCGGCTCGGACTCGCCGCTGTCGGAGAGCAAGGGCGAGGTCGCCGCGGCGGCCGAGCGCTGCCAGGGCAACCCGGCGTGGAACCTGCCGCTGGTCTTCGGCCCGGTCGCGCTGGGCTACAAGCTCGAAGGCGTCAAGGACCTGGTCCTCGACGGCGAGGTCACCGCCAAGATCTTCAACGGCGGCATCAAGAAGTGGAACGACCCGGCCATCGCGGCGCTGAACTCCGGCGCGTCGCTGCCGGACAAGGACATCAAGGTCGTCTACCGCTCGGACGAGTCGGGCACCACGGACAACTTCCAGAAGTACCTGACCGCCGCCTCCAAGGGCGCGTGGACCCAGGGTGACGGCAAGCAGTTCAAGGGCGGTGTCGGCGAGGCCAAGGAGAAGTCCGCCGGCGTCGCGCAGGCCGCCGGCTCGGTCGACGGCGCCATCACCTACGTCGAGCTGTCGTTCGCGCAGGACAACAAGCTGTCCCTGGCCAGGATCGACACCGGCGCCGGCCCCGTCGAGCTGACCAACGAGACGGTCGGCAAGGCCATCGACGGCGCCAAGATCAAGGGCGCCGGCAACGACCTGGTCCTCGACCTGGACTCGATCTACGGCTCCACCACCGCGGGCGCCTACCCGCTGCTGCTCGCCACCTACGAGATCGTCTGCTCCAAGGGCTACGACGCCGACACCGCGAAGGCGGTCAAGGCGTTCCTCACCGTGGCGGCGACGACTGGCCAGGACGGCCTGGCGGACGCGGGCTACGCTCCGCTGCCGAAGGCCTTCCAGGACAAGCTGCTGACCGCCGTC
It contains:
- the pstS gene encoding phosphate ABC transporter substrate-binding protein PstS; this translates as MKTKRHGAVLGLIAAGALLLTACGSDNNAPGAGSTSAAGDSSVPVECGGKSKLSAEGSSAQQNAIATFIQAYQAKCPGSDLAYNASGSGAGVKQFNAAQVDFGGSDSPLSESKGEVAAAAERCQGNPAWNLPLVFGPVALGYKLEGVKDLVLDGEVTAKIFNGGIKKWNDPAIAALNSGASLPDKDIKVVYRSDESGTTDNFQKYLTAASKGAWTQGDGKQFKGGVGEAKEKSAGVAQAAGSVDGAITYVELSFAQDNKLSLARIDTGAGPVELTNETVGKAIDGAKIKGAGNDLVLDLDSIYGSTTAGAYPLLLATYEIVCSKGYDADTAKAVKAFLTVAATTGQDGLADAGYAPLPKAFQDKLLTAVKAIA